In Actinoplanes octamycinicus, the genomic window AGGCCACCACCGCGCAGCGAGCCGCCGCGGCGGTCGCGATCGTGTTCCTGGTGGGCTGGTGGGTGCGCGGCTACCGGCGGCAGAGGGTGCCGGTCTGGGGGCTGCCGCTGGAGGCGCTCGCGCTCGGCACGCTCGCCGTCGGGCAGCACGACTACGTGGCCACGCTCGGGATGCTGTTCAGTTCGATGTCGTTCCGCGGATTGTTCGGGACGTGGCGGCAGGTGGCGGCGTTCGTCGTCACGGCGTACGCCGGAACGGTCTCCGGCGTGCTGCTCACCGCGCCCGGTGACCTCGGTCCCTTCCTGGTGCAGTCGATGGGTGTTCCGGCGCTGGCCGTGTTCACCTCGCTGGTCGCCCTGAGCACCCGGCGCCAGGAGGAGTCGAACGCCCGGGAGCGGATCTTCGCCCAGGTCGGCACGGCCATCGGCACCACCTCGGCGCCGGAGGACATCCACCGCACCGCCGTGGACGCGGCGCTCGGGATGCTCGGCCCGGACTCCGCCGGGTGGGCGGCGATCCAGCTGCCCGACGGCACGACGGCCGCGGAGGCCGGCGTTCCCGGCGCCGCGGGTCAGACGGCGGAGTTCCCGCTGGAGGCCGACAAGCGGCGATACGGCAAGCTGGTCGTCCACGGCACTCGCGCCGAGCTGCGGGCGGCGCACAACTCGCTGCGCGCGCTGGCCGGGCAGATCGTGCTCGGCCTGGTCAACGCGGGCCACGCCGCCGACCTGCGGCACCAGGCCTACCACGACGCGCTCACCGGGCTGGCCAACCGGGCGCTGCTGCGCGAGCACCTGGACCGGGCCGTGGAGCGGGCTAGGCAGGGCGCGCCGCTCGCGGTCCTGCTCATCGACCTGGACGGCTTCAAGGGAGTCAACGACACCCATGGGCACGCGACCGGCGACTTCCTGCTGGTCAGCGTCGCGCAGCGGCTCCGCGAGGCGGTACGCGGCGCGGACACCCCGGCCCGGCTCGGCGGCGACGAGTTCGCCGTGGTGCTGGAAGGGATGCTGACGGCCGAGGACGGCTCGTGTGTCGCCGACCGCATCCTCGCCGCCATCCAAGCACCGTTGTACTCCGGGCCGGTGGACGTGACCCCGCGCGCCAGCATCGGCCTGGCGATCTTCGACGGGCACGCCTCCTCGGATGCGCTGCTGCACGAGGCCGACACGGCCATGTACGCCGCCAAGCGCGCCGGCAAGGGCTGCGTGGCCCGGCTGGACGCGACCGGCCGCCCCGTGATCCACCACGCCAATTCTGTATCGGTCGGCTGAGCTGGGGTTTTGATCTCGGTGACCACCCGCGGACCGTGAAGAGGGCGGCGATCGCCATGGACGCGCAGCGGCCAGATCGCCGCCCTCGCCCCGCGCGGGAGCATGCGATCCGCACCCCCAGCGGACGCGCGCCCAGGGAGATCTTGATGCTCTGAGAAGTCTGCTACGGGCAGAGCGCCTCTGCCCACGGCAGATCGGCTTGGCCGGCGATCGTCGGCGCCGGGATGGTGGTGACAGATCCACCGAACCGAAGGAGCAGGCCATGCAACAAGCCCTCAGCGGGACCGTCGACGACCAAGTGGCCGTGCAGCTGCTGCACCAGCGGATCATCGTGCTGGGCACCGAGGTCGACGACCCGATCGCGAACCGGATCTGCGGGCAGTTGCTGCTGCTCTCCGCGGAGGACCCGCAGAGCACGATCCGCCTCTACATCAACTCGCCCGGCGGGTCGGTCACCGCCGGGCTGGCGATCTTCGACACCATGCGGCTGATCCCGAACGACGTCAGCACGCTCGCGCTCGGGCTGGCCGGCAGCATGGGCCAGTTCCTGCTCACCGCCGGCACCCCGGGCAAGCGGTTCGCCCTGCCGCACGCGCAGGTCCTGATGCACCAGGGCTCGGCCGGGTTCGGCGGCACCGCGGCGGACGTGGAGATCTACGCCAATCAGCTGGAGCGGATCGGCCGGACCCTGCTGCGGCTGACCGCCGAGCACACCGGGCAGAGCTACGACACGGTGGAGCGGGACAGCCGGCGGGACCGCTGGTTCACCGCCGAGGAGGCGCAGGAGTACGGCCTCATCGACCACATCATCGAGAGCGTCGACGACGTCCGCCCCGCCATGACCCGCCAGCCGATGGGACTTTCCGCATGAGCCAGTACACGATTCCGACCGTGGTGGAGAAGACGCCGAGCGGGGAGCGCGCCTTCGACGTCTACTCCCGGCTGCTGGCGGACCGGATCATCTTCCTCGGCACCGAGATCGACGACGGCGTCGCCAACGTGGTGATCGCCCAGCTGATCCACCTGGAGTCGAGCGGGGAGCAGGAGATCGGGCTCTACATCAACTCCCCCGGCGGCTCGTTCAGCGCGCTGACCGCGATCTACGACACGATGAACTTCGTCCGGTGCGACATCGCCACGATCTGCGTCGGGCAGGCCTCGTCGGCGGCCGCGGCGCTGCTGGCGGCCGGCACCCCGGGCAAGCGCTCGGTGCTGCGGCACGCCCGGGTCACCCTGCACCAGACCTCCAGCCAGGCCCGGGGCACGCTGCCGGACCTGGCCGTGGAGGCCAAGGAGGTGGCCCGGGTGCGGGCCGAGATGGATCAGATCCTGGCCGAGCACACCGGCCACCCGGCCGCCAAGATCCGCGAGGACACCGACCGGAAGCTGGCCCTGTCGGCCCACGACGCGGTCGCCTACGGTCTGGCCGACCGGGTGATCACGCGTCGTGAGCCGCGGGCATACCGGCTCAGCGCCGCTAGCTGACCGGCGCCTTGTCGAGAACCGGCTCCAGCGCGCGGGCCAGGATCTCCCGCACGTCGGCGACGACGTGCACGGTCAGCGCCGCGAGGACGTCGGCCGGCACGTCGTCCAGGTCGGGCTCGTTGCGCTGCGGCAGGTAGACCTCGGTGAGCCCGGCCCGCTGGGCGGCGAGCAGCTTCTGCTTCACGCCGCCGATCGGCAGGACCCGGCCGGTCAGCGAGACCTCGCCGGTCATCCCGACCTCGGCGCGCACGTTGCGCCCGAGCAGCAGCGAGACCAGCGCGGTGGTCATCGTGACGCCCGCGGACGGCCCGTCCTTGGGCACCGCGCCGGCCGGCACGTGCAGGTGGATCGGGTGGTCCAGCTGTTCCGGGGAGATGCCCAGCTCCTCGGCGTGCGCCCGGACGTAGGAGAGGGCGATCTGGGCCGACTCCTTCATCACGTCGCCGAGCTGCCCGGTGACCGACAGGCCGCCCTTGTCGCCGGGCAGCAGCGACGCCTCGATGTAGAGCACGTCACCGCCCATCCCGGTCACCGCCAAGCCGGTGGCGACGCCGGGCACGGCGGTGCGCTCGGCCGATTCCGGGGTGAACCGGGGCCGGCCGATCAGGTCCTTGAGGTCGGCCGCCTCGACGGTGGCCGGCAGCTCGCCGAGGGCCACCTTGCGGAACGCCTTGGCGAGCAGGCGCTCGAACGACCGTACGCCGGCCTCCCGGGTGTAATTGGCGGCGATCTCGCGCAGGGCGTCGTCGGTGACGGTCACCTCGCCGTCGTTCAGGGCGGCCCGCTCCAGCTGCCGGGGCACCAGGAAGTCGCGGGCGATGGCCACCTTGTCGTTCTCGGTGTACCCGTCGATGGCGATCAGCTCCATCCGGTCGAACAGCGCCTGCGGGATCGTCTCCAGCACGTTCGCGGTGGCGATGAACAGCACGTCGGACAGATCCAGGTCGAGGTCGAGGTAGTGGTCGCGGAAGGTGTGGTTCTGCGCCGGGTCGAGCACCTCGAGCAGCGCCGCCGCCGGGTCGCCGCGGTAGTCGCTGCCCACCTTGTCGACCTCGTCGAGCAGCACGACCGGGTTCATCGAGCCGGACTCGCGGATGGCCCGGACGATCCGGCCGGGCAGCGCCCCGACGTAGGTGCGGCGGTGTCCGCGGATCTCCGCCTCGTCGCGCACGCCACCGAGAGCGACCCGGACGAACTTGCGGCCCAGCGTGCGGGCGACCGACTCGCCGAGTGAGGTCTTGCCGACCCCGGGCGGGCCGGCCAGCAGGATCACCGCGCCGGAGCCCCGGCCGCCGACGGTCGCCAGGCCCCGCTCCTCGCGGCGGGCCCGGATGCCCAGGTATTCGACGATCCGCTCCTTGACCTCGTCGAGGCCGTGGTGGTCGGCGTCGAGCACCGCGCGGGCCGCGGTCAGGTCGGTGGTGTCCGTGGTCCGCACGGTCCACGGCAGATCGAGGACGGTGTCCAGCCAGGTGCGGATCCAGCCGGCCTCCGGGTTCTGGTCGCCGGCCCGTTCCAGCTTGCCGACCTCGGCCAGCGCCGCCTCGCGGACCGCGTCGGGCAGGTCGGCCGCCTCGACCCGGGCCCGGTAGTCGTCGTTGCCGTCCGGCTCGCCCTCGCCGAGTTCCTTGCGGATCGCCTTGAGCTGCTCGCGCAGCAGGTACTCACGGTTGCGCTTCTCGACCGACTCGCGGACGTCCGCCTCGATCGTGTCGTTGACCTCGGACTCGGTCAGGAAGTCCCGGGTCCACTCGATGAGCAGCCGCAGCCGGGCCGTCACGTCGGGGGTCTCGAGCAGTTCGCGCTTGCGGTCGTTGGACAGGTAGGGCGCCCAGCCGGCGGTGTCGGCCAGGTCGCCGGGGTCGTCGATGGCGCTGACCGACTCGATCACCTGCCACGCCTCACGGCGCTGCAGCACGGTGACGACCAGCTGCTTGTACTCGGCGGCCAGCTCGCGGGCCTGCTCGCTGGGCGGGGCCGCCGTGACCGGCTCGGCCTCCACCCAGAGCGCGGCGCCCGGGCCGGTCACGCCGCTGCCGATCCGGGCGCGCACGCCGGTCCGCAGCACGGCGGCCGGCGCTCCGCTCCGCGACTTGCCGACCTGGCGGACGCTGGCCACCACGCCGTGCGAGGCGTAGCGGTCCTCGAGCCGCGGGGCGATGAGAAGTTCCGATCCGGCCGAGGTGCGGGCCGCGTCGACGGCCGCCTGGGCCGCCTCGTCGAGTTCGATCGGGACGACCATGCCCGGAAGCAGAACGATGTCTTCTAGGAACAACACGGGAAGTCGCTTGCTGGTCACCCGGCACCTCCGAAGGTTGAGTCTGTCGTGCTCAACCCCAGCGATCGCGGCTCTCTTCCGGCGTTCACTGTCGGCGAAAATCCAGCACCCCGCGCATCCGCCAGGAGCGCGAATATCGCCTGCTCAGGACCATATTCCTGGCGCCGGCGGGCGATTCGAGCGCTCAACTGTTGAAGTGTCCGCAGCGAACGGCACGAAACTGATCATTCTGCCGACGGGACGCACATATCGGCACTAAAGTCGGGAAACGACGACCCGGGCGCGGAGATGGGAAGCCGGTGGGCACGATCTTGGCGGTCGACGACGAGCCGGACCTGCGCTTCCTCATGCGGCGCATCCTCACCCGGGCCGGCCACCAGGTCGTCGAGGCCGGCAACGGGGCGATCGCCCTGGACGTGCTGCGGAAGACCCGGCCGGACCTGGTGGTGACCGACGTGATGATGCCGGTGATGGACGGCATCGAGCTGATCGACCGGCTGCGCGCCGACCCGGCCACCGCGACCATCCCGATCCTGGCGGTCAGCTCGCACTGGCACCTGGCCGCCGGGGCGGACGCGGCGCTCGGCAAGCCTTACGACCGCGCCGACCTGGTCGCGGCCGCCGAGCGCCTGCTCCGGGAAGGACGTGACCGGCGATGACCTACCTGAGCACCGGCCAGCCCGACCTCGACCTGATCCTCGGCGGCGGCCTGCGGGCGGGCTCGGTCATCGTCATCGCCGGGCCGCCCGGGACCGGCAAGACCATCCTGGCGCAGCAGCTCTGCTTCACCGCCTCCGGCCCGGAACGCAAGGCCGTCTACTACACCACCCTGTCCGAGCCGCACGCCAAGCTCGTCGACCACCTGAACGACTTCACCTTCTTCGATCCGGAGGCCCTCGGCACCCGGGTGGAGTACGTGCATCTCGGCGACCTGCTGCGCGACCACCCCGCCGACAGCATCGAACCGCTGATCGACGAGGTGGTGCGCAAGGCGCTCGACGACGAGCCGGTGCTCCTGGTGATCGACAGCGTCATGGTGCTGCGCGACTTCGTCAGCGACCAGACGCTGCGCACCTCGCTGTACGACATGACCAGCCGGGTCGCGCACAGCGGCGCCGTCCTGCTGCTGATCGGCGAGTACACCGACGAGCTGCAGTCCACCATCGAGTTCACCCTGGCCGACGGCATCGTGCTGCTCTCCCACCAGGTCCGGGAACCGGTCGACCGGCGCGGCCTGCGGGTGGTCAAGATGCGCGGCTCCAGTCCGCTCGGCGGCGCACACACCATGCACATCACCGACGACGGCGTGCGGGTCTACCCGCGCATCGAGTCCTTCCTGCCGACCGACATGCCCGGTCGCGGCGACCGGATCTCGTCCGGCATCCCCGGCCTCGACGAGCTGATGGGCGGCGGCATCCCGGACGCCGACGGGACCGTGGTGCTCGGCCCGACCGGGGTCGGCAAGACCATCGGCTGCCTGGGGTTCCTGGCCGAGGGTCTCGCGCAGGGCCACCGGTGTCTCTACGTCACCTTCCAGGACACCGTCGAGGAGTTGCAGGAGATGGCCGCGCGGTTCGGCTGGGACTTCCGGTCGGCCCGGGAACGCGACCAGCTGATCATCGCCCATGTCCCGGTCGGCGCCCTCGACCTGGACCTGGACGTGCTCGCCTCGATGATCCGGCACAGCCTGAACGACGGGTCGATCCGCCGGGTGGTGATCGACAGTCTCGCCGAGATGGCCCACGCGGCCCGTGAGGCGCAGCGCTTCCCGGCGTACCTGCGCAGCATGCTCGGCGTGGTCCGGGCCGCCGGCGCGTCGCTCTGGGTGACCAGCGAGACCCAGCTGTTCGGCCACGTCGAGGATCCGCTCACCGGCCTGATGTACCTGTTCCACAACGTCATTCAGGTGCGCTACCTGGAACACCTGGCCCAGGCCGACCGCTTCCTGAACGTGGTCAAGATGCGCAACAGCCGGCACGCCAACGGCATGTACCGCTGCCACATCGCCGACCAGGGCGGCCTGATCGTCGGCGACCGGCTGGACCGCGCCACCGGCCTGCTCGGCTGGGACGCCCCGCGCGACTGCGCCCCACCCCCGGACGCCGGCGGCGGCTGACCACCCCCTGGCATCGCCTCAATTCCCAGCTACTCTATGGGCTATGCGGGCGACGGCTGGCGCGGAGGAGTGCGGGTGAGATTCCAGGTTCTCGACATCCTGCCGAATCTCACGAACCCGGTGACCGGTCGCGAGATCCGGCCGGACGAGCGTTTCTCCCAGGCCCTCACCTCGGCCCGGTACGCCGAGGAGTTCGGGTTCGACGCGGTCGGGATCGGCGAACGGCACGCCGGGGCGTTCCTGTCCAGCGGGGTCGGCGTGCTGCTCGGCGCGATCGCCGCGACCACCAGCCGGGTCCGGGTGACCACCGGGGTCTCGGTGCTGTCCATCCACGACCCGCTGCGGGTCGCCGAGGACTACGCCACCGTCGATCAGCTCTCCCGCGGCCGGCTGGAACTGGTCATCGGCAAGGGCAACGAGCTGCGCCAGCTGCCGATGTTCGGGATCGCCGACGGCGACCAGTGGGCCGCCCTGGCCGAGAAGTACGAGCTGCTGCGGCGGCTGTGGCGCGAGGAGGAGGTGACCTGGCGGGGCCGGTTCCGCGGCCCGCTGGACCGGGTCACCAGCCTCCCCCGGCCGTACGCCGGCGCCCCGCGCGTCTGGCACGGCTCAGCGACCACGCTGACCTCGGCGGAGCTGGCCGCCCGCTGGGGCGATCCGCTCTTCTCCGCGAACGCCATCCAGCCGCGGGACAACTACACCGTCCTGATCGACCACTACCGCACGCGCTATGCCGAGCACGGCCACGACCCGCGGTTCGCCTACGTCGGAGCGGGCGCCGGCTTCCTCTATCTGGCCGACACCACGCAGCAGGCACGGGAGGCGTTCGGGCCGACCTACGAGCGCATCGTGAGGTATTTCAACCAGCCGGGCAATCACACGCCGGGCAACGAGATGACCTTCGCGAGCATCGACGACGCGATCGCCCGAGGGCCGGTGCTGGTCGGCTCGCCACAGCAGATCACCGAGAAGATCCTCTGGTTCCACGAGGCGTTCGGTCATGACCTGCAGTCGTTCAGCCTGCCCACGATGATCCCGCACGAGCAGCAACTGGCCATGCTGGAGCGGCTGGCCGCCGAGGTGCTGCCGGTGGTGCGCGCGGCCGCGCCGACGACCCTGTGGGGCGGGGACGATCCGTACGGCGGGCGGCCCGCCGCGCATGGCCGGACGGTTGCCGACGCGGCCGCCGAGATCGAGAAGACCCGGACCCGGTGATGCGCGCGGTCACCTGCGCCCGGTTCGGCGGCCCCGAGGTGCTGACCCCGGCCGACCTGCCGGTTCCGGTGCCGGGCGCCGGCCAGTCACTGGTCGAGGTGGCCGCGGCCGGGGTCAACTTCGCCGACACGAGCCGGATCTCCGGCACCTATCAGCCCACGCCCCGGCTGCCGTTCGTGCCGGGCACCGAGGTGGTCGGGCGTACCGCGGACGGCCGCCGGCTGCTGGCCACGCTGTTCGAGGGTGGCGGTTTCGCCGAGTGGGCGGTGGTCGACGACGCCGCAGCCGTCGAGGTGCCCACCCAGGTGAGCGACGCCGACGCGCTCGCCCTGCTGGTGCAGGGCCTGACCGCCTGGCATCTGCTGCGCGGCTCGGCCCGGCTGAGCCCGGGCGAGACAGTTGTGGTGCACGCCGCCGCCGGCGGAGTGGGTTCCCTGCTGGTTCAACTGGCCAGGCACTTCGGCGCCGGGCGGGTGATCGCCACCGCGTCCACACCGGCCAAGCGCGAGCTGGCGTTGTCGCTCGGCGCGGACGCCGCGGTCTCCGGCGAGGCGGAGGACTACCCGGTACGAATCCTCGCGGCCAACGGCGGTAAGCCGGTCGACATCGTCCTGGACGCGGTCGGCGGCCCGGTCTTCGGCGCGGCCCTGGCCACGCTGGGCACCTTCGGGCGCCTGGTGACCTATGGCAACGGGTCCCGGCAGCCGAAGCCGCCGGTCGACCTGGACACCCTGACCGACCGCAACCTGGCCGTCTGCGGCTTCTGGCTACGGCCCGCGCTGACCGCCCCGGGCGCCTTCCGGGAACCGCTGCGGGAGATGGTCGAGCTGGTCACGGCCGGCAGGCTGCGCCCGGTGACCGGGGCGAGCTATCCGCTGGCGCAGGCCCGGCAGGCCTTCGAGGACCTGCTGGCCCGCCGCACCATCGGGAAGATCACGCTAACTCCTCTAGGTTAAGTAGAGTTAGGCTCGGGGCATGAGCGCAGAGCAGTGGAGCACCTGGCACGCCGAGCACGAGCGCCGGCTGGCCGACCCGCACGGGTTTCTCGCCATCACCAGCCTGAACTATCTGACCGGCCAGCCGCAGCGTTTCCCGGACGCGCCCGGCGCCTGGCACACCGGACCGTCCGGTGTCGTCGTCGAGCTGGCCGGGGACGAGTCCCTGACCCTGGACGGCGTCAAGCTCACCGGCCGGCACGAGTTCGGCGTGCTGGCCGAGCGCAGCAGCGTCTTCCCGGCCTTCGGCGAGGCGGTCGTCGAGGTGGCCAAGCGCGGCGGGTTCGACATCGTCCGGCCGCGGCACCCCTCGCACCCGCTGCTGGTGCAGTTCCACGGCGTGCCGGCCTACGGCTACACCGACCGATGGCGGCTGACCGGCCGCTACCTGCCGCTCGACGAGCCGCGCGACGTCACGGTCGGCGCCGCCGTCGAGGGCCTGGAGCACGTCTACGAGTCGCCGGGCCGGGTGGAGTTCACCGTGGACGGCGCAGAGCTGTCCCTGACCGTCTTCAACGGGCGCGCGCCTGGCTCCCTGTTCGCCCTGTTCACCGACCTGACCTCGGGTGTCACCACCTATCCGGCGAACCGCAGCCTGGCGATCGACCCGCCGGCCGCGGACGGCACCGTGATCCTCGACTTCAACCGGGCCACCAACCTGGTCTGCGCCTACACCGACTTCGCGACCTGCCCGCTGCCGCCGGCCGAGAACCGGCTGGCCGTTGCCGTCGAGGCGGGCGAGCGGATTCCGTACGAAAGGCTGGCTCCGGTCGGCTGACCCGGCGCTCACCGCGTACCGGGAATGGTGGTGATCCTGGGGGTTGCCGGACGGGTGCGGTCCTGCACCTGAGCAAACCTCAGGTGCAGGCCGGGTGCGCCGATGCCTGCGAGCATGTTTCTGACGCCAGGTATGACGCGGGGTACCGACGAGCGGATGGACACCCTGCACGCCACCGGCCTGCTGACCGCCGGACCGGTCGCCGCCCTCGACCGGCTGACCCGGCTCGCCCGGCGGCTGACCGGGGCGCGGGTCGCGGCCGTGACGCTGGTCGGCGACGACCGGCAGCGGCTGGTCAGCACCGACCGGGCCGGCGGCGTGCTGGGCGAGACGCGGGAGACGCCGCTCTCGCACTCCTACTGCCGGTACGTCGTGCAGGACCGGGCGCCGCTGGTCGTTCCGGACGCCCGCCGTGACGAGCGGCTGCGGGACAACCCGGCGATCCGCGACTACCAGGCCGTGGCCTACGCCGGTTTCCCGCTGCGGTCGCCGGGCGGCACGGTGCTCGGCGCGTTCTGCGTGGTCGACTCGGAGCCGCGCGACTGGACCGAGGACGAGCTGCAGATCGTCGGCAGCCTGGCCGCGGCGGCCGAGTCGGAGATCTCGCTGCGGCTGGCGTACGTCCGGGAGCTGGCCGCCGTGGCCCGGATGAAGGCCGTGCTGTACGGGACCGCCGAGCTGGAACGCCAGCGTCAGCTGCTCGACGAGCAGCACACCTTCCTGCAGGCGGTGCTGGACAGCCTGGAGTCCGGGGTGGCCGCCTGCGACAGCGACGGGCAGCTCATCCTGTTCAACCGGGCGATGCGCGAGCTGGTCGGCGACCCGCGGACCGGGTATCACCGGCTCTACACCGCGGACGGCCGCGACGTGGTCGACGACCTGCCGCTCACCCGGGCGCTGGCCGGCGACACGGTCAGCGGGCAGCAGCTGGTGGTCAAGCTGGACAGCTCGTGGCGGCACCTGGTCGCCAACGCCCGGCCGATCGAGACCGCGCACGGCCAGCGGCTCGGTGCCGTGGTCGCACTGCACGACGTCACCGAGGCGCACCGGGCCGAGGAGCTGCGCCGGGCCCGGCACGCGGTCGCCCAGGTGCTCTCCGACGCCACCAACGCCACCGACGCCGCCATCCAAGCGGTCGCCGCGATCACCGACTCGCTGGGCTGGGTGCACGGCGAGTACTGGACGGTCACCGAGGACCGCCGGCACATCGAGCGGCACAGCGCGCACAGCTCCCGCGAGCACGCCGCGCTCACCGACGACCGCCCGCTGGTCTACGTCCTCGGCGAGGGGCTGCCCGGGCTGGTCTGGGCGCGCAACGGCGAGGTGTGGTGGGACACCGCGACCAAGCCGGAGGATCTGGTCGCCTATGGCCGGGCGCTGCCGGAGGCCGGCATCCGGGTCGCGGTGGGGGTGCCGGTGCGCTCCGGCCGGCGCACGTTCGGCGTGCTGGCTTTCTACACCGATCAGGATCTGCCGTACGATCCGGACACCGCCGCGATGCTCGACGCGGTCGCCGCGCACCTGGGTCGTTTCGTCGAACGCCGCTGGGCGGAGGACATGTCGCTGATGCTGGCCGACGCCCGGCGCAGCTTCAACCGGGTGGTCGAACAGGTGGACGACTACGTCTGGACGGTCGAGGTGCCGGCCGGTGAGGCGCCGCGGCTGGTCTACGGCAGCCCGAACGTGACGGCCGTCTTCGGCCACGGCGCCACCGGCACGACCCTCACCGAGCGGATCCATCCGGACGACGCCGAGATCCTGGCCGCGTTCCAGACGGCGCTCGCCGACGGCGGGCAGGTCGAGATGGAGTGCCGGGTCGTCGGCGTCG contains:
- a CDS encoding GGDEF domain-containing protein, coding for MRRLLPPKDLGRRIQWLFLFMSLINVVTSLPRMISGGQATTAQRAAAAVAIVFLVGWWVRGYRRQRVPVWGLPLEALALGTLAVGQHDYVATLGMLFSSMSFRGLFGTWRQVAAFVVTAYAGTVSGVLLTAPGDLGPFLVQSMGVPALAVFTSLVALSTRRQEESNARERIFAQVGTAIGTTSAPEDIHRTAVDAALGMLGPDSAGWAAIQLPDGTTAAEAGVPGAAGQTAEFPLEADKRRYGKLVVHGTRAELRAAHNSLRALAGQIVLGLVNAGHAADLRHQAYHDALTGLANRALLREHLDRAVERARQGAPLAVLLIDLDGFKGVNDTHGHATGDFLLVSVAQRLREAVRGADTPARLGGDEFAVVLEGMLTAEDGSCVADRILAAIQAPLYSGPVDVTPRASIGLAIFDGHASSDALLHEADTAMYAAKRAGKGCVARLDATGRPVIHHANSVSVG
- a CDS encoding ClpP family protease yields the protein MAGDRRRRDGGDRSTEPKEQAMQQALSGTVDDQVAVQLLHQRIIVLGTEVDDPIANRICGQLLLLSAEDPQSTIRLYINSPGGSVTAGLAIFDTMRLIPNDVSTLALGLAGSMGQFLLTAGTPGKRFALPHAQVLMHQGSAGFGGTAADVEIYANQLERIGRTLLRLTAEHTGQSYDTVERDSRRDRWFTAEEAQEYGLIDHIIESVDDVRPAMTRQPMGLSA
- a CDS encoding ClpP family protease; translation: MSQYTIPTVVEKTPSGERAFDVYSRLLADRIIFLGTEIDDGVANVVIAQLIHLESSGEQEIGLYINSPGGSFSALTAIYDTMNFVRCDIATICVGQASSAAAALLAAGTPGKRSVLRHARVTLHQTSSQARGTLPDLAVEAKEVARVRAEMDQILAEHTGHPAAKIREDTDRKLALSAHDAVAYGLADRVITRREPRAYRLSAAS
- the lon gene encoding endopeptidase La translates to MTSKRLPVLFLEDIVLLPGMVVPIELDEAAQAAVDAARTSAGSELLIAPRLEDRYASHGVVASVRQVGKSRSGAPAAVLRTGVRARIGSGVTGPGAALWVEAEPVTAAPPSEQARELAAEYKQLVVTVLQRREAWQVIESVSAIDDPGDLADTAGWAPYLSNDRKRELLETPDVTARLRLLIEWTRDFLTESEVNDTIEADVRESVEKRNREYLLREQLKAIRKELGEGEPDGNDDYRARVEAADLPDAVREAALAEVGKLERAGDQNPEAGWIRTWLDTVLDLPWTVRTTDTTDLTAARAVLDADHHGLDEVKERIVEYLGIRARREERGLATVGGRGSGAVILLAGPPGVGKTSLGESVARTLGRKFVRVALGGVRDEAEIRGHRRTYVGALPGRIVRAIRESGSMNPVVLLDEVDKVGSDYRGDPAAALLEVLDPAQNHTFRDHYLDLDLDLSDVLFIATANVLETIPQALFDRMELIAIDGYTENDKVAIARDFLVPRQLERAALNDGEVTVTDDALREIAANYTREAGVRSFERLLAKAFRKVALGELPATVEAADLKDLIGRPRFTPESAERTAVPGVATGLAVTGMGGDVLYIEASLLPGDKGGLSVTGQLGDVMKESAQIALSYVRAHAEELGISPEQLDHPIHLHVPAGAVPKDGPSAGVTMTTALVSLLLGRNVRAEVGMTGEVSLTGRVLPIGGVKQKLLAAQRAGLTEVYLPQRNEPDLDDVPADVLAALTVHVVADVREILARALEPVLDKAPVS
- a CDS encoding response regulator; the encoded protein is MGTILAVDDEPDLRFLMRRILTRAGHQVVEAGNGAIALDVLRKTRPDLVVTDVMMPVMDGIELIDRLRADPATATIPILAVSSHWHLAAGADAALGKPYDRADLVAAAERLLREGRDRR
- a CDS encoding RAD55 family ATPase: MTYLSTGQPDLDLILGGGLRAGSVIVIAGPPGTGKTILAQQLCFTASGPERKAVYYTTLSEPHAKLVDHLNDFTFFDPEALGTRVEYVHLGDLLRDHPADSIEPLIDEVVRKALDDEPVLLVIDSVMVLRDFVSDQTLRTSLYDMTSRVAHSGAVLLLIGEYTDELQSTIEFTLADGIVLLSHQVREPVDRRGLRVVKMRGSSPLGGAHTMHITDDGVRVYPRIESFLPTDMPGRGDRISSGIPGLDELMGGGIPDADGTVVLGPTGVGKTIGCLGFLAEGLAQGHRCLYVTFQDTVEELQEMAARFGWDFRSARERDQLIIAHVPVGALDLDLDVLASMIRHSLNDGSIRRVVIDSLAEMAHAAREAQRFPAYLRSMLGVVRAAGASLWVTSETQLFGHVEDPLTGLMYLFHNVIQVRYLEHLAQADRFLNVVKMRNSRHANGMYRCHIADQGGLIVGDRLDRATGLLGWDAPRDCAPPPDAGGG
- a CDS encoding LLM class flavin-dependent oxidoreductase, translated to MRFQVLDILPNLTNPVTGREIRPDERFSQALTSARYAEEFGFDAVGIGERHAGAFLSSGVGVLLGAIAATTSRVRVTTGVSVLSIHDPLRVAEDYATVDQLSRGRLELVIGKGNELRQLPMFGIADGDQWAALAEKYELLRRLWREEEVTWRGRFRGPLDRVTSLPRPYAGAPRVWHGSATTLTSAELAARWGDPLFSANAIQPRDNYTVLIDHYRTRYAEHGHDPRFAYVGAGAGFLYLADTTQQAREAFGPTYERIVRYFNQPGNHTPGNEMTFASIDDAIARGPVLVGSPQQITEKILWFHEAFGHDLQSFSLPTMIPHEQQLAMLERLAAEVLPVVRAAAPTTLWGGDDPYGGRPAAHGRTVADAAAEIEKTRTR
- a CDS encoding quinone oxidoreductase family protein codes for the protein MRAVTCARFGGPEVLTPADLPVPVPGAGQSLVEVAAAGVNFADTSRISGTYQPTPRLPFVPGTEVVGRTADGRRLLATLFEGGGFAEWAVVDDAAAVEVPTQVSDADALALLVQGLTAWHLLRGSARLSPGETVVVHAAAGGVGSLLVQLARHFGAGRVIATASTPAKRELALSLGADAAVSGEAEDYPVRILAANGGKPVDIVLDAVGGPVFGAALATLGTFGRLVTYGNGSRQPKPPVDLDTLTDRNLAVCGFWLRPALTAPGAFREPLREMVELVTAGRLRPVTGASYPLAQARQAFEDLLARRTIGKITLTPLG
- a CDS encoding DUF1684 domain-containing protein, producing MSAEQWSTWHAEHERRLADPHGFLAITSLNYLTGQPQRFPDAPGAWHTGPSGVVVELAGDESLTLDGVKLTGRHEFGVLAERSSVFPAFGEAVVEVAKRGGFDIVRPRHPSHPLLVQFHGVPAYGYTDRWRLTGRYLPLDEPRDVTVGAAVEGLEHVYESPGRVEFTVDGAELSLTVFNGRAPGSLFALFTDLTSGVTTYPANRSLAIDPPAADGTVILDFNRATNLVCAYTDFATCPLPPAENRLAVAVEAGERIPYERLAPVG